A DNA window from Phragmites australis chromosome 11, lpPhrAust1.1, whole genome shotgun sequence contains the following coding sequences:
- the LOC133885277 gene encoding probable cytokinin riboside 5'-monophosphate phosphoribohydrolase LOGL7 isoform X1, giving the protein MGDGAAAAPSRFRTICVFCGSSAGRRKVFGDAALELGHELVRRGINLVYGGGSIGLMGVIAQTVHDGGCLVLGWCFVCFVHSVIPKALMAIEISGESVGEVKVVADMHERKAEMARQSEAFIALPGGYGTMEELLEMITWSQLGIHDKPVGLLNVDGYYDPLLALFDKGATEGFINPDCRQIFVSAPTANELLTKMEQYTRLHKEVAPATSWEISELGYGKGAPSGS; this is encoded by the exons ATGGGCGACGGAGCGGCGGCCGCGCCGAGCAGGTTCCGTACGATCTGCGTTTTCTGCGGCAGCAGCGCCGGCCGACGCAAGGTGTTCGGGGACGCCGCGCTCGAGCTTGGCCACGAGCTG GTGAGGAGGGGCATCAATTTGGTCTACGGCGGCGGCAGCATCGGGCTGATGGGCGTGATTGCGCAGACGGTTCACGACGGCGGCTGCCTTGTCCTTGG TTGGTGTtttgtttgctttgttcacaGTGTGATTCCTAAAGCGCTCATGGCTATTGAG ATATCAGGTGAAAGTGTGGGAGAAGTGAAGGTTGTAGCTGACATGCATGAGAGGAAAGCTGAGATGGCTCGACAATCCGAAGCGTTCATCGCTCTTCCAG GGGGATATGGAACAATGGAGGAGTTGTTAGAAATGATAACATGGTCCCAACTTGGAATTCATGACAAACCA GTTGGGTTGTTGAATGTCGATGGTTACTACGATCCGCTGCTTGCACTGTTTGACAAAGGCGCGACGGAGGGTTTCATTAATCCTGATTGTAGGCAAATATTTGTTTCTGCACCAACTGCAAATGAACTGCTGACAAAGATGGAG CAATACACTCGGTTGCACAAGGAGGTAGCCCCAGCAACAAGCTGGGAGATTTCAGAGCTCGGCTACGGGAAAGGCGCACCGTCAGGCTCCTAG
- the LOC133885277 gene encoding probable cytokinin riboside 5'-monophosphate phosphoribohydrolase LOGL7 isoform X2, with product MGDGAAAAPSRFRTICVFCGSSAGRRKVFGDAALELGHELVRRGINLVYGGGSIGLMGVIAQTVHDGGCLVLGVIPKALMAIEISGESVGEVKVVADMHERKAEMARQSEAFIALPGGYGTMEELLEMITWSQLGIHDKPVGLLNVDGYYDPLLALFDKGATEGFINPDCRQIFVSAPTANELLTKMEQYTRLHKEVAPATSWEISELGYGKGAPSGS from the exons ATGGGCGACGGAGCGGCGGCCGCGCCGAGCAGGTTCCGTACGATCTGCGTTTTCTGCGGCAGCAGCGCCGGCCGACGCAAGGTGTTCGGGGACGCCGCGCTCGAGCTTGGCCACGAGCTG GTGAGGAGGGGCATCAATTTGGTCTACGGCGGCGGCAGCATCGGGCTGATGGGCGTGATTGCGCAGACGGTTCACGACGGCGGCTGCCTTGTCCTTGG TGTGATTCCTAAAGCGCTCATGGCTATTGAG ATATCAGGTGAAAGTGTGGGAGAAGTGAAGGTTGTAGCTGACATGCATGAGAGGAAAGCTGAGATGGCTCGACAATCCGAAGCGTTCATCGCTCTTCCAG GGGGATATGGAACAATGGAGGAGTTGTTAGAAATGATAACATGGTCCCAACTTGGAATTCATGACAAACCA GTTGGGTTGTTGAATGTCGATGGTTACTACGATCCGCTGCTTGCACTGTTTGACAAAGGCGCGACGGAGGGTTTCATTAATCCTGATTGTAGGCAAATATTTGTTTCTGCACCAACTGCAAATGAACTGCTGACAAAGATGGAG CAATACACTCGGTTGCACAAGGAGGTAGCCCCAGCAACAAGCTGGGAGATTTCAGAGCTCGGCTACGGGAAAGGCGCACCGTCAGGCTCCTAG